Proteins found in one Nocardia brasiliensis ATCC 700358 genomic segment:
- a CDS encoding class I SAM-dependent methyltransferase translates to MTQSVEQWNAVYDEDAAPWLIGRPQPAIVELERAGWVRGRVLDPGCGAGEHTILLTKLGYDVVGMDLSPSAIEYARRNAAAQGVPTARFEAADLLALGSADAAPTYDTIVDSALFHIFGTEPENRAAYVRSLHALCKPGGAVHILALSDVEPGFGPRISDTLIRESFSEGWELEDLQPSKYHGTVTASVLGQDTGFDLPAGTAVELAAWQARFRRR, encoded by the coding sequence ATGACTCAATCTGTCGAGCAATGGAATGCGGTTTACGACGAAGATGCGGCACCGTGGTTGATCGGACGTCCGCAGCCCGCGATCGTGGAATTGGAGCGCGCGGGATGGGTGCGCGGGCGGGTGCTCGATCCAGGGTGCGGCGCGGGTGAGCACACCATCCTGCTGACCAAGCTCGGGTACGACGTGGTGGGCATGGACCTGTCGCCCAGCGCAATCGAATACGCCCGGAGAAATGCTGCCGCGCAAGGGGTTCCGACCGCACGCTTCGAGGCCGCGGATCTGCTCGCCCTCGGGAGCGCGGACGCGGCGCCGACCTACGACACCATCGTGGACAGCGCGCTGTTCCACATCTTCGGCACCGAACCGGAGAACCGCGCCGCCTACGTGCGCAGCCTGCACGCGCTCTGCAAGCCGGGCGGAGCTGTCCACATCCTGGCGCTCTCGGATGTCGAACCCGGCTTCGGGCCACGGATCAGCGACACCCTCATCCGTGAATCCTTCAGCGAAGGCTGGGAATTGGAGGATCTGCAGCCCTCGAAGTACCACGGCACGGTGACCGCGTCGGTACTGGGCCAGGACACCGGCTTCGACCTGCCCGCGGGCACCGCCGTCGAGCTCGCTGCCTGGCAGGCCAGGTTCCGCCGGCGCTAA
- a CDS encoding M24 family metallopeptidase: protein METVGVDEAARVSALLAAEANAVALFDEVVARGIIAAGATESEVSDAVRDLANEMFGIRRFWHKRIVRSGVNTLEPYSAKPPNRVIEADDICFLDFGPIFEEWEADFGRTYVLGDDPAKLALRDALEPLWEQGRAYFEAHTDITGDQLYHFVVDQAATQGWAFTAEIAGHLVGEFPHKQISGSQVTSYVAPGSTLPMRRLDPKDRHCHWILEIHLIDQANNIGGFFEQLLDLRPPTN from the coding sequence ATGGAGACGGTGGGTGTGGACGAGGCGGCGCGGGTTTCAGCCCTGCTGGCGGCCGAGGCCAATGCGGTGGCTTTGTTCGATGAAGTGGTGGCGCGGGGAATCATCGCGGCGGGCGCGACCGAGTCCGAAGTCAGCGACGCGGTACGCGACCTCGCGAACGAGATGTTCGGAATCCGGCGGTTCTGGCACAAGCGCATCGTGCGCTCCGGGGTGAACACGCTCGAGCCCTACAGCGCCAAACCGCCGAACCGGGTCATCGAAGCCGACGACATCTGCTTCCTCGACTTCGGCCCCATTTTCGAGGAATGGGAAGCAGATTTCGGCCGCACCTACGTACTCGGTGACGACCCGGCGAAACTGGCCCTGCGCGACGCGCTCGAACCGCTGTGGGAGCAGGGCCGCGCCTACTTCGAAGCGCACACCGATATCACCGGCGACCAGCTCTACCATTTCGTCGTCGACCAGGCCGCCACCCAGGGTTGGGCCTTCACGGCCGAGATCGCGGGTCACCTGGTCGGCGAATTCCCGCACAAACAGATTTCCGGCTCCCAGGTCACCTCGTACGTGGCCCCGGGCTCCACCCTGCCGATGCGCCGCCTCGATCCCAAAGATCGCCACTGCCACTGGATTCTCGAAATCCACCTCATCGACCAGGCCAACAACATCGGGGGCTTCTTCGAGCAGTTGCTCGACCTGCGACCGCCGACGAATTGA
- a CDS encoding GlxA family transcriptional regulator, whose protein sequence is MRMVAILVPAGVNAFDLVLGGQVFASSLLPDYRPAYDVRMCGDATTALAAGQQLFALGTRWPLETAEQADVVLVPGAESMLTPDPRLSEALRAAAARGAIIASICTGAFLLADSGLLDGLRATTHWRMADLLAARYPRVDVDPSVLFIDNGQILTSAGSGAGLDLCLHLVRRDYGSAIAGDTARQMVLPLQRDGGQAQFITRPDPAQDATALQPLLDWIEEHVTQRLTLTDIAEHAGLSVRTVQRRFETQLGTTALHWILNARIRRAQRLLETTDLPIDRVAEQAGFGSVASLRYHFTQLVGTAPRNYRKAFGDPTSVSR, encoded by the coding sequence ATGCGGATGGTCGCCATCCTCGTACCGGCCGGTGTGAACGCCTTCGATCTCGTCCTGGGCGGTCAGGTCTTCGCGTCCTCCTTGCTGCCCGACTATCGGCCGGCCTACGACGTGCGCATGTGCGGCGACGCGACCACGGCGCTCGCGGCTGGACAGCAGTTGTTCGCACTCGGCACGCGCTGGCCGCTGGAAACCGCGGAGCAGGCGGATGTGGTGCTCGTGCCCGGCGCCGAAAGCATGCTCACCCCCGATCCGCGGCTGAGTGAAGCGCTGCGGGCCGCGGCGGCGCGCGGCGCGATCATCGCCTCTATCTGCACCGGAGCCTTTCTACTCGCCGATTCCGGCCTGCTCGACGGGCTGCGCGCCACCACCCACTGGCGCATGGCCGACCTGCTCGCCGCGCGATATCCGCGGGTCGACGTCGATCCCTCGGTGCTGTTCATCGACAACGGACAGATCCTCACCTCGGCCGGGTCCGGCGCGGGATTGGATCTGTGCCTGCACCTGGTGCGCCGCGACTACGGCTCGGCGATCGCGGGCGACACCGCTCGGCAGATGGTGTTGCCGCTGCAACGCGACGGCGGCCAAGCACAATTCATTACCCGGCCCGACCCGGCGCAAGACGCCACCGCACTGCAGCCCCTGCTCGACTGGATCGAAGAGCACGTCACCCAGCGGCTGACCCTCACCGATATCGCCGAACACGCAGGTCTGAGCGTCCGAACGGTGCAGCGCCGCTTCGAAACCCAGCTCGGCACCACGGCGTTGCACTGGATTCTGAACGCCCGCATCCGCCGTGCTCAGCGTTTGCTGGAAACCACCGATCTGCCGATCGACCGCGTCGCCGAGCAAGCCGGCTTCGGTTCGGTGGCCTCGCTGCGTTATCACTTCACTCAGTTGGTGGGCACCGCACCGCGCAACTACCGCAAGGCATTCGGCGATCCCACGAGCGTGTCGCGGTGA
- the glpD gene encoding glycerol-3-phosphate dehydrogenase → MSARLDPSYRARAVEALGDNEIDVLVIGGGVVGAGAALDAASRGLSVTLVEARDFAAGTSSRSSKLIHGGLRYLEQLDFWLVREALKERGLLLNKLAPHLVRPVSFLLPLQHRVWERAYIGAGVALYDTIGGARALPMHRHLSRTRALELAPALREDSMTGAIRYFDAQVDDARHTMMIARTAAQHGATVLTRTKVTGLLRDGERVIGAQVTDLETGREHTVRARRVISATGVWTDEMNRMTGVDFPFHVRMSKGVHILVPRERLDLDTGLIMRTEKSVLFVIPWHNHWIIGTTDTDWSLDKDHPAASNADVQYILDHVNAVLREPLTRDDIVGTYAGLRPLLSGASSDTSTLSREHAVAEPVPDLFVIAGGKYTTYRVMAADVVDAAVKGLGRAVAPSVTDKLPILGAVGYQELLADLDSLAQRVGLPKATVEHLLGRYGSGAHDLFELIAADPALAESLPGAEEYLAAEVVYAVTHEGALHLDDVLTRRTRISIEASDRGLLAAPEVALLIGPHLGWDTADAERELTRYRDRVQAELAANKAADDEAANAARLVAVA, encoded by the coding sequence ATGTCCGCGAGATTGGATCCGAGCTACCGCGCCCGCGCGGTCGAAGCCCTGGGCGACAACGAAATCGATGTGCTGGTGATCGGCGGCGGCGTGGTCGGCGCCGGTGCCGCGCTCGACGCCGCGTCCCGCGGCCTGAGCGTCACCCTGGTGGAGGCCAGGGATTTCGCCGCGGGCACCTCGAGTCGTTCCAGCAAGCTCATCCACGGCGGCCTGCGCTATCTCGAGCAGCTCGACTTCTGGTTGGTGCGTGAGGCGTTGAAGGAGCGGGGTCTGCTGCTGAACAAGCTGGCCCCGCACCTGGTCCGCCCGGTGTCCTTCCTGCTGCCGCTGCAACACCGGGTCTGGGAGCGCGCCTACATCGGTGCGGGCGTCGCGCTGTACGACACCATCGGTGGGGCACGGGCGCTGCCCATGCATCGGCACCTGAGCCGCACGCGCGCACTGGAATTGGCGCCCGCGCTGCGCGAGGACTCGATGACCGGCGCGATCCGCTACTTCGACGCGCAGGTCGACGACGCGCGCCACACCATGATGATCGCGCGCACCGCGGCCCAGCACGGCGCGACGGTGCTGACCCGCACCAAGGTCACCGGGCTGCTGCGCGACGGCGAGCGGGTGATCGGCGCGCAGGTGACCGATCTGGAGACCGGTCGCGAGCACACCGTGCGGGCTCGTCGCGTGATCAGCGCGACCGGCGTGTGGACCGACGAGATGAATCGAATGACCGGCGTGGACTTCCCGTTCCACGTGCGGATGTCCAAGGGTGTGCACATCCTGGTGCCGCGCGAGCGGCTCGACCTGGACACCGGGCTGATCATGCGCACCGAGAAGAGCGTGCTGTTCGTGATCCCGTGGCACAACCACTGGATCATCGGCACCACCGACACCGATTGGTCGCTGGACAAGGACCATCCGGCCGCGAGCAACGCCGACGTGCAATACATCCTCGACCACGTGAACGCGGTGCTGCGCGAGCCGCTGACCCGGGACGACATCGTCGGCACCTACGCCGGGCTGCGTCCGCTGCTGTCCGGCGCGTCCAGTGACACCTCCACGCTGTCGCGGGAACACGCTGTGGCCGAACCGGTTCCAGACCTGTTCGTGATCGCGGGCGGCAAGTACACCACCTACCGGGTGATGGCCGCCGACGTCGTCGACGCCGCGGTCAAGGGCCTCGGCCGCGCCGTCGCACCGTCGGTCACCGACAAGCTGCCGATCCTCGGCGCGGTGGGCTACCAAGAGTTGCTGGCCGATCTGGACAGCCTGGCGCAGCGGGTCGGCCTGCCCAAGGCCACGGTCGAGCACCTGCTCGGCCGGTACGGCTCCGGCGCACACGACCTGTTCGAGCTGATCGCCGCGGATCCGGCCCTGGCCGAATCGCTGCCCGGCGCCGAGGAGTACCTGGCCGCGGAGGTGGTGTACGCCGTAACCCACGAGGGCGCACTGCATCTCGACGACGTGCTCACCCGGCGCACCCGGATCTCGATCGAGGCGTCCGACCGCGGACTGCTCGCGGCACCCGAGGTCGCGCTCCTGATCGGCCCGCACCTCGGCTGGGACACCGCGGACGCCGAGCGCGAACTCACCCGGTACCGGGATCGCGTCCAGGCCGAACTGGCCGCCAACAAGGCGGCGGACGACGAAGCCGCGAACGCCGCCCGCTTGGTCGCCGTCGCCTGA
- a CDS encoding SRPBCC family protein has product MITVTREVAATPDRVWAVITDLERTAAVIRGITRLERLDNGAGFTVGTTWRETRVMFGKEATETLSVTALVPGQSYTTEADSHGTHYRSIVTLTAKGQNTLLAMGFEGKPHGKVTRTAAFIGRLFEGPTRRMLQRDLDDIAKAAESPAD; this is encoded by the coding sequence ATGATCACGGTTACCCGCGAGGTCGCCGCTACCCCCGACCGGGTCTGGGCGGTGATCACCGATCTGGAACGCACCGCCGCGGTGATCCGCGGAATCACCCGCTTGGAACGCCTCGACAACGGAGCCGGATTCACCGTCGGCACCACATGGCGGGAAACCCGGGTCATGTTCGGCAAAGAAGCCACCGAGACCCTGTCGGTCACCGCTCTGGTACCCGGCCAGTCCTACACCACCGAGGCCGATTCGCACGGCACCCACTACCGGTCCATCGTCACGCTGACAGCCAAAGGTCAGAACACCCTGCTGGCCATGGGTTTCGAAGGCAAACCACACGGCAAGGTCACGCGCACAGCCGCTTTCATCGGTAGGCTCTTCGAAGGTCCCACCCGCCGCATGCTGCAGCGTGATCTCGACGATATCGCCAAGGCCGCGGAATCCCCTGCCGACTGA
- a CDS encoding nuclear transport factor 2 family protein, whose translation MTDMTTAPQDRRHAAVRCDRSVAGLLDAADEGAVVERFYELVFLQDHEQAMELVTADVRFHAPWQLPGLPDMVVSRDELRDSLDSWGAELWHAGSLARITVRPFAAPHLWFATIEGEWTARESERRYHAVFLSEVRFREGRIAGVQQYHNALHEVIALGADVPGINVPGYGVGSYRADGTDQHDAA comes from the coding sequence ATGACCGACATGACAACCGCTCCGCAGGACCGGAGGCACGCGGCTGTCCGATGCGATCGCTCCGTCGCGGGCCTGCTCGACGCGGCCGACGAGGGTGCGGTGGTCGAACGCTTCTACGAACTCGTCTTCTTGCAGGACCACGAGCAGGCGATGGAACTTGTCACCGCCGACGTGCGCTTCCACGCGCCGTGGCAACTGCCCGGGCTGCCCGACATGGTGGTGAGCCGCGACGAGCTGCGGGACAGTCTCGACTCCTGGGGCGCCGAACTCTGGCACGCGGGCAGCCTCGCCCGCATCACCGTCCGTCCGTTCGCCGCGCCGCACCTGTGGTTCGCGACCATCGAGGGCGAATGGACCGCGCGCGAAAGCGAACGCCGATATCACGCCGTCTTCCTCAGCGAGGTCCGTTTCCGGGAGGGCCGGATCGCCGGGGTACAGCAGTATCACAACGCGCTGCACGAGGTCATCGCGCTGGGCGCGGACGTGCCGGGGATCAACGTTCCCGGCTACGGTGTCGGCTCGTACCGGGCCGATGGGACGGATCAGCACGACGCGGCCTGA
- a CDS encoding SDR family oxidoreductase produces MPHTGFAGRRYVITGSASGIGAATAALLRERDAIVIGCDLDNAEIQADLSTPAGRQSLIEQVRGPIDAVLAVAGGGKTGLLETNYFGAVATLAGLRPLLAQSPAPRAVAVSSTASLAPADERIVQACLDGDEAAAVAGLAADPAAGGVTGGYGIAKRALNRWVRRVAPTREWAGSGIALNVVAPGVVDTPAAAYILTDPEIRAAVEAAAPQPFGGFPGRPEWVADLICWLSSADNRFVTGQIVFADGGSEVSALGDHHWR; encoded by the coding sequence ATGCCGCACACAGGTTTTGCCGGTCGCCGATACGTGATCACCGGGTCCGCCTCCGGTATCGGCGCGGCGACCGCCGCGTTGCTGCGGGAGCGCGATGCCATCGTCATCGGCTGCGATCTGGACAACGCCGAGATCCAGGCCGACCTGTCCACCCCCGCCGGTAGACAATCGCTGATCGAGCAGGTGCGCGGGCCGATCGACGCGGTGCTGGCCGTCGCCGGCGGCGGCAAAACCGGTCTGCTGGAAACGAACTACTTCGGGGCGGTGGCGACTTTGGCCGGGCTGCGGCCCTTGCTGGCACAGAGTCCGGCGCCGCGCGCGGTGGCCGTGTCATCGACCGCCTCGCTCGCCCCGGCCGACGAACGCATCGTGCAGGCCTGCCTCGACGGCGACGAGGCGGCCGCGGTCGCCGGTCTCGCCGCTGATCCCGCCGCCGGCGGGGTGACCGGCGGCTACGGGATCGCGAAGCGCGCATTGAACCGCTGGGTGCGCAGAGTCGCGCCGACGCGCGAGTGGGCCGGTTCCGGTATCGCGCTCAATGTCGTCGCACCCGGCGTCGTCGATACGCCCGCTGCCGCTTATATTCTCACCGACCCCGAGATTCGCGCCGCCGTCGAAGCCGCTGCGCCGCAACCATTCGGCGGCTTTCCGGGTCGGCCCGAATGGGTCGCCGACCTCATCTGCTGGCTGTCCAGCGCCGACAACCGATTCGTCACCGGCCAGATCGTCTTCGCGGACGGCGGTTCCGAGGTATCAGCCCTCGGCGATCACCACTGGCGTTGA